In the Sphingobacterium sp. PCS056 genome, ACCTAACCGAGTTTCAATTCCGTAAGGAGTCATGTCAAAGATCTCGGTTATTTTTGATGCAATTTGACTATCATTTAAATTCACTTTGGCTGTACCATAGGTATTTACGTAAATACCCATAGGGTCTTTTACGCCAATAGCATATGAAATTTGAACTAATATCTCATCTGCAATGCCTGCTGCAACTAAATTTTTGGCAATATGACGAGTTGCATATGCTGCCGAGCGATCAACTTTAGAAGGATCTTTACCAGAGAAAGCTCCGCCCCCATGTGCGCCTTTACCTCCATAAGTATCTACAATAATTTTACGACCAGTTAAACCTGTATCTCCATGGGGACCACCAATGACAAATTTTCCTGTTGGATTAATGTGAAATTTGATTTCATCATTAAATAAACTCTGCAACTCCGGTTTTAATTGAGCTTTGACTCTTGGTATTAAAATATTCTTAATGTCAGCAGTAATTTGGTCACGCATTTCTTCTTCTGTCGAAAAGTCATCGTGTTGTGTTGAGATTACGATGGTATCAATACGAGCAGGTTTGTGATCTTCTGTATATTCTAAGGTTACTTGTGACTTGGCATCTGGACGCAGATAGGTGATTTCTTTATTTTCACGACGCAGTACGGCTAATTCATACAGTAATCGATGCGATAGATCCAAAGCGAGAGGCATATAGTTGTCTGTTTCATTGCTAGCGTATCCAAACATAATTCCTTGGTCACCAGCTCCTTGATCTTGCTTTGCTTTACGATCTACACCCTGATTGATATCTGCAGACTGTTCATGGATTGCTGATAGTACGCCACAAGAATTTGCTTCAAACATATATTCAGATTTCGTATAACCAATACGTTCGATTACTGAACGGGTTATCTTTTGAACGTCTAAATATATTTTTGATTTCACTTCCCCAGCAAGAACAACTTGTCCAGTTGTTACTAAAGTTTCGATTGCAACGCGTGCATCTTCGTCCCAAGCTAAAAAATTGTCGATCAGCGCATCTGAAATTTGATCAGCAATTTTGTCTGGATGTCCTTCTGAAACAGATTCGGACGTAAATAAGTAAGCCATATTACCTTTTTTATTTATATAATAAGGATTTGCGTTGGAGAGGTTTTCAATAGAAAAGTACTAAATAGCCTTGCTATATGATGGTTTTAGCACTTTTTTACTGTGGTTGCAATCTCCTGTTATATTCTCATTATATTCTCATTAAGAATAAACTACGCAAATCAATCCACATTTTTTTATTGTCGACACAAAACTACAATACTTTCTGTTAAGATTAAAGATTTCTTGTATAATAGTTTTAAATTGATGGATCAAATGGATCTTAATTAAGAATTTTGACATTGTTTTAAGAAATTAGCGAATAACTGTATATTTGATTTATGGGAGAACGTAAACAGATACTGTTTGTTATCAATCCGATTTCGGGAGGTAAGCATAAGACATCATTTAAGAAGCAGGTGTTAGATGTGCTTGATTTACAAAAGTTTGATCCTACATTTCAAGAGACTTCTTATGCAAATCATGCGTATGAAATCGGTTTGCGTGCTATTGAAGAACAGTATGATGCGGTGATCGCAGTAGGGGGAGATGGAACTATTAACGAATTGGGTTCTGCGCTAGCGGAGAGTGGTATCCCGTTGGGTATTGTGCCGGAGGGTTCGGGCAATGGTCTTGCATTATATTTGGGTATACCGTTAAATGAAACTGCTGCAATTCGTCGTATTAATAGATTTGAATTTGTCGAAGTGGATTGTGGTACCATTAACGATAGAAAATTCTTTAATATCGCTGGATTAGGTTTTGATGCATCGGTCAGTGAAAATTTTGCTAATGAGAATATTCGAGGACCTTTGGGCTATTTAAAATCAGCGATCAATGTACTAAGTAAATACAAGCCATGTGAATATCGATTGAGCATTGATGGTAAGGAATATGAGCGTAAAGCTTTTATGATTTCTGTTGCTAATTCACCTCAATATGGTAATAATGCCTACATCGCACCGCAGGCATCAGTTAATGATGGGATATTAGATGTGTGTATTGTCCATCAATTTCCAATGTATATTTTACCAAAAATGTTGTTTCACTTATTCAATAAATCGGCTGACCAGTCAGATTATGTAGAAATAATACCAGGTAAAAATATTATGATCGAGACGGCAGATAAATCTGTCGTACATATTGATGGTGAGCCAGTTGACTTGGGTAATTGCCTGAATATCGGTATTATTTCGAAGGCTTTAAAAGTTATTTGTTAAATAAAGTTATGAGTAAAAATAAGAAACAACAGTATGAAGGCGTTGTATATTCAACAGACAACAGTTTTGAATATCAATTTTCTGAATTATTAGAAGATCTAGAAACACTTCCTAATCAGCAACAACAGCTTAAAGTTCAATTGGATCGTAAAATGCGAAAAGGTAAGGTCGTGACTTTGGTTAGTGGATTTAGAGGTAAGCAAGAAGATCTGGAGATGTTGGCGAAATTTTTAAAACAGAAGTGCGGAGTTGGTGGTAGTGCCAAAGATGCTCAAATCGTGATTCAAGGAGATTTTAAACAGAAAATTTCAGAGTTGTTACTTTCAGAAGGATACAAAGTGAAATTGGTCGGTGGGTAATATGGTATTATTTAGATCTAAAAAGAATGCACTTAAGCGGCTATATTCCTTGTAACCATCTGTAAATTAATTATTAATAATCGTTTTAGCATTGTTTAAAGAGGGTTGATAGGTTAGAAGGTGGTGAGTGAGCGGTTACTTGAATTTGAAATTAAATCGTTTGTTTTCTTGCATATCAAAAAAAAATGATTTTCATTGTAAAAAATTTATTGCTTTCTCCTGATAAACGATGCGAAGCACATAAATTCTAGTCGGAACCGCTGAGGTGATAACTGAATATTAAGAAATTGTAAAGGGAAATTAAAGTCTCTTTTATATTTCTAATTTATTTCGCTTTAAGATTTTAAATATGGCATAAAAGACTATATTTGCTTGACAAATTTTAAAACGAATACTTAGAAAAGCATATAATTAAAAAAAACATATTATATTTAACAACAGTAAAAAACTAAAAAATTAGAAAAATGGCAAACGCACCTAAAACAAGTCCTGCTGCAAAACAAGAGAGCAATAATTCAGGTTCTTTCTTTGCACAAGCTGCAATTATCATTTGTTTCATTCTCGGTTACCTTTTATGGAAATTTGTGATGGGTAGTCCTTCAAACTTTATTGATAATAATCCAGAAAACCAACCTTTACCAGGTAACTATTTAGGAATGGTTTATCACGCAGGTGCTGTAGTACCAGTTTTATTAGGTTTATTCTTTATGGTATGGGTATTCTCTATCGAGCGTTTCATCGTAATTGGAAAAGCTTCTGGAACAGGAAATGTTGGTAATTTCGTAAGAAAAGTACAAGTATTAATTAACGGTGGCAATTTAGATTCAGCTATTGCTGAGTGTGACAAACAAAAAGGTTCTGTTGCAAACGTAATCAAAGCTGGTTTAGTAAAATACAAAGCAGTTTCAGCTGATACTGCAGTAGATACAGAAAAAGCTACAATTGCAATTCAAAAAGAAATCGAAGAAACTACAGCATTAGAAATGCCAATGTTAGAGAAAAACTTAAACGTAATCGCTACATTAGTTTCTATCGGTACATTAACAGGTTTATTAGGTACAGTAACAGGTATGATCAAGGCCTTCAGCGCGTTAGCAACTGGTGGTACTCCTGACTCTGCTAAATTAGCAAATGGTATCTCTGAGGCCTTAATCAATACAGCAACAGGTATCGGTACTTCTACAATTGCGATTGTAATGTACAATATCTTGACTGCAAAAATTGATAAATTAACTTATTCAATCGACGAAGCTGGATTCTCTATCGTACAAACGTACGCTGCGAACCACAAATAGTAAAATATATGATTTTTGAAATTTTATTTTATGGAATATGAATTTCAAATGCATCATATAGTAAGAGATTGAATAATTAATTTATAAAGAAGTTTAAAAATGGGTAAAGCAAAAGTAAAAAGAGCCAGTACCTCCATTGATATGACCGCGATGTGTGACGTATCATTCTTGCTTCTTTCATTCTTCGTAATGACATCAACGGCAAAACAACCGGAAGCATTTCCGGTAGATACGCCAGCATCTACGACGAAAGATAAATTACCAGACTCTAATGTTGGTATCATTACCATTGGAGATAAAGGTAAAGTATTCTTTGGCGCTACAGATCGTGATGTTAGGGTTAAAACTTTAGAGAAAATGTCTTCCAGATATGGTGTGCAGTTTTCTCAACAAGATTACGACCAATTTGCGTTGATGGAAAATGTTGGCGCTCCAATGAAAGCTATTAAGCAAGTATTGGGAATGGAACCAAGCAAGCGTCTTGAAAAAGGGGTTCAAAATGGTATACCAGTTGATAGTACAGAAACATTATCAAATGAATTATACCAGTGGGTACAAACGGCACGTTTAGCTGCAGCAGAATTGAATAAGGAAAAGGAAAGTAACAAAGATTTTGTTGATCCAGGACCGTTAAAAATTGCTATTAAAGCTGATGGTGCAGAAAAGTATCCTTCAATTAATGCGGTAATCGAAACATTACGTAATCAAAAGCAAAATAAATTCAGTTTTATTACTGGTTTACGTGCTGAAGATAAATAGTGTTGATTTAATAAAAAGACATAAATGGCAGAATTAAATCAAGACAGTGGTAAGGGCGGAAAAGGTGGTAAAGTAAGATCAAAGAAAAACGGTGGTAAAGTCGATTTGACAGCCATGGTTGATTTAGCATTCTTATTGATTACTTTCTTCATGCTAACTACGTCTTTAAATAAACCACAAGCAATGGATGTTGCGATGCCTGATAAAAACAAAGTTAAAGATGAGCAATCTGAAGTATTAACAGCAGATAATCGTTCGGTAACTGTTTTGTTAGGATCTGACAACAAAGTTTCTTGGTATTACGGACAGGTTAAAGCACCTATAGAAGGTCCTACGGTTGCAGGATTCGGCGCTGATGGTATACGCAAGGTTTTAATTGAGAAAAAAGCTTACGTTCCTCGTGTTGCGGGCGGAAAAGATGTAATCGTGATTATCAGACCTAGTGATATGTCTACACAAAAAGATCTTGTTGACATCCTTGATGAGATGAAGATCGTAGATATTAAACGTTATATGATTGCGAAAATTAGTCCTGAAGAAATAGATGTTTTAAAACGTGATAATATCTATAATGACTAAGTTAGTCTTTATACAAATCACGAAAACTATAGAAATATGATTGGGTCAAAATTAGATATTTTTAAAAAGGAATGGCTTGATGTAGTATTTCAAGGCAGAAATAAGGAGTATGGAGCTTATGAGCTTCGTAAACTAGCTCCTAAAGCTACCAACGTTGGTTTGTTGGCAGTGGTAGTTGCCGTAGTACTATTAAGTCTTCTTAAATTATTCGGAGGAAGTCTATTTCCTGATAAACCTATTGAAGCCGCTCCAGTTATTACCGAAGTGACTTTAGAGGATTTGGAGGAAATTAAACCACCGGAGCCAGAAGAAGAAGAGCCACTTCCAATTGAGGAAGAGAAGCCTCAACAAGTTGCAATGGATATACCAAAAGAAGATTTGGTACGTTTTCCAGAGCCAAAAGTAGCTCCGGCTGCTCAGGTAAAAGAGGAAGTTGCTGCTCAGGAAGAGTTCAAGGATGATAAAAAATCACCAGCACGTATGACCTTAAAAGGTAGTGCGGCAGGTTCTTCAGTAGCAAGAGGTGAATTTGGTACTAAGAAGCAAGATGGTGCTATTACTGCAGGTGTTTCCAAAGGTGATCCAAATGGTGATCCAAATGGTGACCAAATCTTTAATGCTGTTGAGGTGCAACCTCAACCTCCTGGAGGAATGGCAGCATTTATGAAATGGGTAGGAGATACATATGAGTATCCTTCTGGAGCTTTGGAAAATGGAATTAATGGCGTAGTAGAGGTTTCCTTTGTCGTTGAAAAGGATGGTAGTTTAACAGATATTTCTGTAAAACGCGATCTTAAATATGGTACAGGTGAAGCTGCAGTTAGGTTGTTGAAAAAAGCTAAAAAATGGAGAGCAGGTATTCAAAATGGTCGTCCAGTACGTGTAGCTTATACATTACCTATCCGCCTAAACACAATTAATCAGTAATTAGTGGCGAATTTTAATTCAAATAATACAAATTACAGACAGAAATCGCCTATAAAGCGATTTCTGTCTATTTTAGGACTATTTATGTTCGGCCTATACTTTGGTTTAGGTCTCTTAGTTATCTTTTGGAAGGATTTACCTTTAGATATCAATCCAACATATAAAACTTTGTTTGGTATTGTACTTATTGTTTATTCCTTTCTGCGTTTTGTAAGGCTATGGCAAAGTAATTTTAATTAAGCCCTTATTACGAATCTGAAATCTTCATTATTTATTAATTGATTGCCATATGAAAAACAGCTTTAAAATAGTTTTAACATTGCTAGTCGCGATTTTAATTTTGGGAAGTTGTAATCGTTCCAAGAAACAAGAAACAACAGCTCCGACTCAGGATATTTTAAGAGGTAAAGTAAATGTCCTTGTTGATGAGACATTATATCCGATTCTTAAGGAACAAGTTGATGTTTTTCAAAGTTCTTACTCAGATGCAACTATTCAGTTACTCGCTAAGCCCGAAATTAAAGCCGTGAATGCCTTGCTTGCTGATTCATCTAGTGTTATTATTTTGACCCGTAAATTGACTCAAGCGGAAGGTAAAAATTTTAAAGATCGAAAAATTATACCCAAAGAGTATCAAATAGGAAGTGATGCAGTGGTATTGATAAATAATATTGCTGATGCAGATACTACAATTACTCTTTCTGACGTTAAATCATTGTTAAGTGGTGAGCTTAAAGGTAAGTATAAGGTGGTTTTTGATAATGCTAACTCCAGTACATTGAGATTTTTGAAGGAATACTTATCTATAAATAAGATAGATCCGGCATCGATTTCCGCATTGGAAAAGAATGAAGATGTTATTAAATATGTTAGCGAAAATAAAGGTAGTATCGGTATTGTAGGTTACAATTGGATATTGGATATGGCTCAAAAAAAATCTGATTTATTGAATAAAATTCGTACATTGAGCGTTGAAAATGCATTAGGCGCTAAGAAAGATGGTTTGTTTTATAAACCCTCGCAATCCAATATGTCTTTGGGATTGTACCCTTTTACGAGACCTATTTATGTTTTGAATTATCAACCGAATATGGGCTTGGGTCTAGGGTTTAGTGCTTTCTTAACGGGCGACAGGGGACAACGCATTATATTAAAAGCAGGTTTGCTTCCTGTGACAATGCCAGGTAGAGAGATTATCATAAGAGAAGAAAATAGTTTAAATTAGAATATAAAATAGTACAACAATAGATTATGACAAACAGTAAATTATTATTTAGTCTGTTATTAGCAGGTTCTGTTGGCACAGCAAGTGCACAAAGTTTAAAGGATGCTAGAGCGGCTATTGAAACAGAAAACTACGGTAAGGCAAAAACAATTTTGCAACAATTAGTAAGTAAACAAGCTAAAGTTGGGGATAATTACTTCTATTTAGGTCAGATTTATTTAGTTAATGATAAGCCTGATTCAGCAGCGATTATGTTTAATCAAGGTTTAGCAGCTGATCCAAAATCATTGATTAACAATGTTGGTTTGGGTTATATTGATTTATTGAAAAAGGACAAAGCATCTGCTGAGTCTAAATTTTCTGCTGCAAGTGCTAATTTAAAGAAAAAGGATTACGAAGAATTGTTGGAAATTGGACGTGCTTATATTAAAGCTCCAGAGCCAGACTATGCAAAAGCTTTAGATTACTTAACACAAGCCAAAGCAAAGAATACTAAAGATGCTGCTATTCCATTGGCATTAGGTGATGCTTATAGAGGATTGAAAGAAGCAAGTAGTGCTTATACAAGCTACAGTGATGCTGCTGAATTAGATCCTGCATCAGTTCGTGCAAAAATTGGTCTCGCTGTTATCGTTCGTGGTGCACAGGCTTATGATGAGGCGATTGCTCAATTAACGACCATTACAGAAGAAAATCCTACATATGCACCTACTTACCGTGAGTTAGCAGAGACCTACAATATGTGGTCAAAAGCTCCAGGTACATCTGATGAGAAATATGTAGAATTGAATAAAAAAGGGGTTGAGCAGTATAAAAAATACTTAGAAGTCAATGGAGATAACTCTTTGGAAGCAAAGATTCGTTACGCCGATTTCTTGGTATATGCTAGACAATATGATGAGTTAGGAACTGTTTCAGAGGAGTTAGCTAAAAATCCTGATGTAGATCCAAAAATCTATCGTTACTTAGCTTATAACGCTTTTAGAAATAAAGAATACACAAAATCTGCTGAATATTTAGAAAAAATGTTTGCTAAGATGGATGCTACACGTATCATTCCATTAGATCATATGTATGCCGGTTTATCTGATGTCGCAAACAAAAAAGTGGAGTCAGGTATCGTTCATATTCAGAAAGCAATCGATGCAGATAAAGAATTGTTAGCTGAAGTGGCAGAAACGGCCTTTGCTAAATATCAAGATCAAGAAACTGCAACTGCAGTATCTTTGTTTGAAATCATCGCCAAGTATCCTGATACTGACTACTACTATGATTCAAATTATTATGCTGGTGAGGGTAACTATTTAATTGGTTTCAAAAAAGATCAAGAAAGTAAAGATGAGGAAGGAAAAGTTATCAATCAAGCTTTAAGAGATGAAGCGATTGCTGCCTTTGTAGAATCTCAAGCCCAATTAGCTATAATTGAAAAAGCGACTAAGCCTGAAGTATTAGACAAGTATCTAATTACCGCATTGTATTACAAAGCTTTTTCAGCATTAGGAGCTGATAATTTAGAAGCACCTAAAGGAGATTTCGTAGCTCCTTTTGAAAAATTAATCCAAGTGGTTAATGAAAAAGGAACACAAGAGAAAAATAAAGCATATTTAATTGATGCGCATACTTATATTGGTTTCTATCAATATAACAAAAATGAAATTGCAAAAGCAAAAGCTAGTTTTCAAGAGGTTTTAAAATTAGATCCTGAAAATGAAAGCGCTAAATCTTATTTAGAAGGTTTAAAATAAGCTGATCAATATTTTGAAAAAAGGGTGAAACATTTGTTTCACCCTTTTTTGATTTACCCTATTTTTTTCTTAAATTTAGGTTTTACCAATATAAACATTTTGATATGGAACAAGTTAGTGCAAATGCACCAATTGATTATTTACCAATTTTATTCCAACTTATTGTTGCAGCAGGATTTGGTATTGGAACCATTATTATTACACATTTAATTGGACCCAAAGTTCGTACTGAAAACAAATTATCTTCTTTTGAATCTGGTGTAGAAGTGATAGGCAATGCTAGACAGCCCTTTTCCA is a window encoding:
- the metK gene encoding methionine adenosyltransferase → MAYLFTSESVSEGHPDKIADQISDALIDNFLAWDEDARVAIETLVTTGQVVLAGEVKSKIYLDVQKITRSVIERIGYTKSEYMFEANSCGVLSAIHEQSADINQGVDRKAKQDQGAGDQGIMFGYASNETDNYMPLALDLSHRLLYELAVLRRENKEITYLRPDAKSQVTLEYTEDHKPARIDTIVISTQHDDFSTEEEMRDQITADIKNILIPRVKAQLKPELQSLFNDEIKFHINPTGKFVIGGPHGDTGLTGRKIIVDTYGGKGAHGGGAFSGKDPSKVDRSAAYATRHIAKNLVAAGIADEILVQISYAIGVKDPMGIYVNTYGTAKVNLNDSQIASKITEIFDMTPYGIETRLGLRNPIYSETAAYGHMGRTPKKVTKEFENSNGDKKVVEVELFTWEKLDYVDQVKTSFGL
- a CDS encoding diacylglycerol/lipid kinase family protein gives rise to the protein MGERKQILFVINPISGGKHKTSFKKQVLDVLDLQKFDPTFQETSYANHAYEIGLRAIEEQYDAVIAVGGDGTINELGSALAESGIPLGIVPEGSGNGLALYLGIPLNETAAIRRINRFEFVEVDCGTINDRKFFNIAGLGFDASVSENFANENIRGPLGYLKSAINVLSKYKPCEYRLSIDGKEYERKAFMISVANSPQYGNNAYIAPQASVNDGILDVCIVHQFPMYILPKMLFHLFNKSADQSDYVEIIPGKNIMIETADKSVVHIDGEPVDLGNCLNIGIISKALKVIC
- a CDS encoding translation initiation factor, whose protein sequence is MSKNKKQQYEGVVYSTDNSFEYQFSELLEDLETLPNQQQQLKVQLDRKMRKGKVVTLVSGFRGKQEDLEMLAKFLKQKCGVGGSAKDAQIVIQGDFKQKISELLLSEGYKVKLVGG
- a CDS encoding MotA/TolQ/ExbB proton channel family protein, whose product is MANAPKTSPAAKQESNNSGSFFAQAAIIICFILGYLLWKFVMGSPSNFIDNNPENQPLPGNYLGMVYHAGAVVPVLLGLFFMVWVFSIERFIVIGKASGTGNVGNFVRKVQVLINGGNLDSAIAECDKQKGSVANVIKAGLVKYKAVSADTAVDTEKATIAIQKEIEETTALEMPMLEKNLNVIATLVSIGTLTGLLGTVTGMIKAFSALATGGTPDSAKLANGISEALINTATGIGTSTIAIVMYNILTAKIDKLTYSIDEAGFSIVQTYAANHK
- a CDS encoding ExbD/TolR family protein, with the translated sequence MGKAKVKRASTSIDMTAMCDVSFLLLSFFVMTSTAKQPEAFPVDTPASTTKDKLPDSNVGIITIGDKGKVFFGATDRDVRVKTLEKMSSRYGVQFSQQDYDQFALMENVGAPMKAIKQVLGMEPSKRLEKGVQNGIPVDSTETLSNELYQWVQTARLAAAELNKEKESNKDFVDPGPLKIAIKADGAEKYPSINAVIETLRNQKQNKFSFITGLRAEDK
- a CDS encoding ExbD/TolR family protein, which gives rise to MAELNQDSGKGGKGGKVRSKKNGGKVDLTAMVDLAFLLITFFMLTTSLNKPQAMDVAMPDKNKVKDEQSEVLTADNRSVTVLLGSDNKVSWYYGQVKAPIEGPTVAGFGADGIRKVLIEKKAYVPRVAGGKDVIVIIRPSDMSTQKDLVDILDEMKIVDIKRYMIAKISPEEIDVLKRDNIYND
- a CDS encoding energy transducer TonB → MIGSKLDIFKKEWLDVVFQGRNKEYGAYELRKLAPKATNVGLLAVVVAVVLLSLLKLFGGSLFPDKPIEAAPVITEVTLEDLEEIKPPEPEEEEPLPIEEEKPQQVAMDIPKEDLVRFPEPKVAPAAQVKEEVAAQEEFKDDKKSPARMTLKGSAAGSSVARGEFGTKKQDGAITAGVSKGDPNGDPNGDQIFNAVEVQPQPPGGMAAFMKWVGDTYEYPSGALENGINGVVEVSFVVEKDGSLTDISVKRDLKYGTGEAAVRLLKKAKKWRAGIQNGRPVRVAYTLPIRLNTINQ
- a CDS encoding PstS family phosphate ABC transporter substrate-binding protein; translated protein: MKNSFKIVLTLLVAILILGSCNRSKKQETTAPTQDILRGKVNVLVDETLYPILKEQVDVFQSSYSDATIQLLAKPEIKAVNALLADSSSVIILTRKLTQAEGKNFKDRKIIPKEYQIGSDAVVLINNIADADTTITLSDVKSLLSGELKGKYKVVFDNANSSTLRFLKEYLSINKIDPASISALEKNEDVIKYVSENKGSIGIVGYNWILDMAQKKSDLLNKIRTLSVENALGAKKDGLFYKPSQSNMSLGLYPFTRPIYVLNYQPNMGLGLGFSAFLTGDRGQRIILKAGLLPVTMPGREIIIREENSLN
- a CDS encoding tetratricopeptide repeat protein — protein: MTNSKLLFSLLLAGSVGTASAQSLKDARAAIETENYGKAKTILQQLVSKQAKVGDNYFYLGQIYLVNDKPDSAAIMFNQGLAADPKSLINNVGLGYIDLLKKDKASAESKFSAASANLKKKDYEELLEIGRAYIKAPEPDYAKALDYLTQAKAKNTKDAAIPLALGDAYRGLKEASSAYTSYSDAAELDPASVRAKIGLAVIVRGAQAYDEAIAQLTTITEENPTYAPTYRELAETYNMWSKAPGTSDEKYVELNKKGVEQYKKYLEVNGDNSLEAKIRYADFLVYARQYDELGTVSEELAKNPDVDPKIYRYLAYNAFRNKEYTKSAEYLEKMFAKMDATRIIPLDHMYAGLSDVANKKVESGIVHIQKAIDADKELLAEVAETAFAKYQDQETATAVSLFEIIAKYPDTDYYYDSNYYAGEGNYLIGFKKDQESKDEEGKVINQALRDEAIAAFVESQAQLAIIEKATKPEVLDKYLITALYYKAFSALGADNLEAPKGDFVAPFEKLIQVVNEKGTQEKNKAYLIDAHTYIGFYQYNKNEIAKAKASFQEVLKLDPENESAKSYLEGLK
- a CDS encoding NADH-quinone oxidoreductase subunit A, whose protein sequence is MEQVSANAPIDYLPILFQLIVAAGFGIGTIIITHLIGPKVRTENKLSSFESGVEVIGNARQPFSIKYFLVAILFVIFDVEVIFMYPWAVNFRDFGFEGLIQMFVFMGMLLLGFIYVIKKKALNWD